From Daucus carota subsp. sativus chromosome 6, DH1 v3.0, whole genome shotgun sequence:
TGGTCAAGCTCACCTATATATTTGGTTTGCAATATCTTACTGCTAATAGTTACTTATAGTAGAAACAGCACGATGTAATTGTTTTTTCCTTGATGTGTTCATGCCGCTGCAGATATGAATATACACGTACAGTTCACTCTATTCAGCAGCAGCTAGTATTGGAAACATGGAGTCGTTTATCAACACATGCTTTACAATGTGGATCATCATGATCCTCATCTATAAGTAGCACGATTCTTTCATTGTATCATCACTCACTTATCAAAATCCCACAATATGAAAACAAACATCTGCATTTTAATCGTTCTTCTATACGGCTCGTACCTCGCAGCAGCCATCCTCCCACCCACCGTGTATGATCGATCGCAGCAGAGAGTGCTAGCTGGCATAAGATACTACATACTTCCAATTTCACGCGGCCACGGTGGCATCACAATAGCTTCCACTCGGAACAAAACTTGTCCACTCGATGTGGCTCAAGAGCTCAGTGTCTATAATCGAGGCCTCGGAGTCACTTTCCATCGAGTGGATCCGACTGCGCATTCTATACGTCTTTCTACTGATTTGACTATAAAATTTGTCAGGTCCGCGGCCAAGGCTTGTGCTCAATCTTCATACTGGAAGGCGGATGGTTATGACAATTTGAGAGCGCGATATTTTGTTACAATTGGAGGAGCTGGAGGCAAGCCAGGTGGTGAATCCCTCCCCGGTACGTTCAGAATTGAAAAGGAGGGGAATGGATATAAGATTGTGTATTGTAGACTGGTGAATTGTGTCGCGGCACCTTGCGAACCGGTTTGCAAGAATGTTGGAGTGTATCAGGAACAGGGGAGGATTCTGTTAGCATTGGCTGATGAACCGCTTGTGGTTAAGTTTCGCAAGGTGTAAGAGGGTTGAAGCTCATGTGTTATGGATTGTCAGATGGCTGAGGCATCCACTACTTCACTTTCTATGATCAGTTGATCACTTGCTGATAAATAATAATGGGTATAGCTGTGTAAAGTACCCTTGCTACATATCAATAAAAGcgttaaaataaaaactttgtAAACGGATTTAGCCTCTCGAATTCTACTTCAGTCTATCCTATATTCGTACTATGAGGTATCATCGAATTC
This genomic window contains:
- the LOC108227109 gene encoding miraculin, producing the protein MKTNICILIVLLYGSYLAAAILPPTVYDRSQQRVLAGIRYYILPISRGHGGITIASTRNKTCPLDVAQELSVYNRGLGVTFHRVDPTAHSIRLSTDLTIKFVRSAAKACAQSSYWKADGYDNLRARYFVTIGGAGGKPGGESLPGTFRIEKEGNGYKIVYCRLVNCVAAPCEPVCKNVGVYQEQGRILLALADEPLVVKFRKV